The region CCATCTCCCTGGGCGATGACGGCTGCGTGTACAACGTGAACGCCGATACCGTGGCGGCCGCCATCGCGGCAGCGCTCGGAGCGCCCGCCCTGGTCATGCTCACCGCCGCGCCCGGTGTGCTGCGCGACGGCCAGATCATTCCCACGCTCACCCCTCACCGGATCGAGCAGCTCATCACCGATGGGGTCATCCGCGACGGCATGATCCCCAAGACCCGAGCAGCGTGCGCCGCCCTGGCGCGCGGCGTGCGCAGCACGCGCATCATCGATCTCGCGGGCCTCACCGCGTGGGTCGCAGATCGCGAAACGCCACAAGGAACCGAGGTGCGGCCTGAATGACAGCGACCCCGACCGTCTCCGGCGAGACCCGTCTCGCCCCCACCTACAAGCGACCTCCCATCGTGTTCACGCGGGGGGAAGGGGCCTGGCTCGAGGACAGCAGCGGTCGACGCTATCTCGATGCCCTCGCCGGCATCGCGGTGAACGCCCTGGGCCATGCCGATCCTGAGACCGTCTCCACCATGCGCGAAGCGGCCGGCGGGCTGATCCACGTCAGCAACCTCTTCCACACCGAGCCCCACCTGCGTCTCGCGGAGACGCTCTGCGCCAAGAGCTTCGCCGATCGCGTCTTCTTCTGCAACAGCGGGACCGAGGCCATCGAGGGGGCGCTCAAGTTCGCCCGTCTCGCAACGAAGCGCCACGCGTTCGTGGCCTTTCACGGTTCGTTCCACGGGCGCACCATGGGGGCCCTGAGCGTGACCTCCGGCGACCGCTATCGCGCCCCCTTCGAACCGCTCGTGCCCGGGGTGACCTGGGCCTCGTTCGACGACCCACAGGGCGCCGTCTCCGCCATCACCGCGGAGACCGCCGCGGTGATCGTCGAGCCCATCCAGGGAGAGGGCGGCATCCGCCCCGCGCCAGAAGGCCTGCTGCGCGCGCTTCGCCAGCGCTGCGACGAGACGGGCGCGCTTCTCGTCTTCGACGAGATCCAGTGCGGTCTCGGGCGCACCGGCGATTGCTGGGCCCACGAGGCGACCGGCGTGACGCCGGACATCATGACCCTGGCCAAGCCTCTGGGAGCGGGCCTCCCCATCGGCGCGATCCTCATGCGCGAGACGGTGGCCACGACCATCTCACCCGGCGACCACGGGAGCACCTTCGCGGGCGGACCGTTCATCTGCAGCGTGGCGAACGTGGTGCTGCGGCGCGTGACACAAGAGGGGTTCCTGGCTCGGGTTCGCGAAGCAGGGGCTCGTCTCGGCACCGCGCTGCGCCGCCTCGACCACCCCTGCATCACCGAGGTGCGTGGGCGCGGATTGATGTGGGGCGTGCAGCTGCGAGAAGACGTGCTCGTGGCAGAGGTGGTTCAGCGCTGCCTCGATCAGGCGCTCATCATCGGCTCGAGCGGCGGCAACACGGTTCGCCTGGTGCCTCCGCTGATCGTGACCGACGACGAGATCGACATCATCGCGGCCACGCTCGACCGCGTCCTAGGAGGAACACCACGTTGATAGAGGTGCGCAAGGCGCGCATCGGCGAGGCCCAGGCCATCACCGATCTCGTGAATCACTACGCGCGCAACGGGCTCATGCTCTCGAAGACGCTGCTGCAGGTCTACGAATACGTGCGCGACTTCGTCGTGGCGGTCGACGAAGACGGCACCATCCTCGGCTGCGGCGCCCTGCGCCTCATGTGGCACGACCTCGCTGAGGTGCGCTCCCTCGCCGTGCACGAGAGAGCCCAGGGCCTCAAGCTGGGACGCCGCATCGTCGAAGCGCTCATCGCGGAGGCGCGCACCCTCGATCTTGCGAGGGTGTTCGCACTCACCTATCAGCGAGACTTCTTCGAGAAGCTCGGCTTCCATGTGGTCGAGAAGGAGATCTTCCCGCAGAAGGTCTGGCTCGACTGCAAGGGCTGTCCCAAGCAGTCGTGCTGCGACGAGATCGCGATGCTCTACGTCATCGACCCGGATCGCGCCGCGCGCGGCGAGGCCGAGTTCACCCTCCACTCCGGAGAGGCCGCACTGGGGGCGCACGGCCCGCAGCCGAAGGTGATCGCGCAATGAGCGCGCGCCTCGCCCTCTCCGACGGAACCGTTCTGCGGGGACGCGCCTTCGGCGCGCGCGCCACGCGCCTGGGGGAGGCCGTGTTCAACACGAGCCTCACCGGCTACCAGGAGATCCTCACCGACCCGAGCTACGCCGGACAGATCATCGTCATGACCGCTCCCCAGATCGGAAACACGGGCTGGGTTCCGGAAGACGACGAGAGCCGGGCCATCTTCGCCAGTGGGCTCGTGGTGCGCGAGGCCAGCCCGACCGTGTCGAGCTGGCGCTCGCGCGAGACGCTCGACGCCCGCCTCACCCGCGAGGACACCCCCGCCATCGATGACATCGACACCCGCGCCCTCACCCTGCGCCTGCGCGATGAAGGCTGCCTGCGGGCCGTGCTCAGCACCGAGGAGAGCCTCGATGACGACGCGCTGGTCACCATGGCGCGCGATTGGCCCGGACTCGACAACGCCGATCTCACCGGTGAGGTCACCTGCGCCGCGCCCTATGCATGGACCGAGTCGAGCGCACCAGACTGGGCGCCCCTCGACGCGGCCGCCAGTCAGGACCCGCTCCGTAAGGTGGCGGTGTACGACTTCGGCGTGAAGCGCAACATCCTGCGACGCCTGCGCGCGCTCGGATGCGACCTCACGGTGGTGCCCGCCCGCACCCCCGCCGAGGAGGTGCTGGCCCTCGAGGTCGACGGCATCGTGCTGAGCAACGGACCCGGCGACCCGGCGGCCCTCGACTGGGCCGTCGAGACCGCACGCACCCTCATGCGCGCGGAGGTTCCGCTGCTGGGCATCTGCCTGGGCCACCAGATCCTGGCGCGGGCCCTTGGCGCCCGCACCTACCGTCTCAAGTTCGGCCATCACGGTGGCAACCAGCCCGTGCGCCACCTGCCCAGCGGGCGGGTCGAGATCAGCGCGCACAACCACAACTTCGCCGTCGACCCGGAAACGCTGCCGGAAGATGCGCGGCCCAGCCACATCAACCTCAATGACGGCTGCTGCGAGGGCTTCGAGCACGCCACCCTTCCCCTCATCAGCATCCAGTACCATCCGGAAGCCGCCCCTGGCCCGCACGACGCCGATCCGGTCTTCACCCGGTTCGTCACGTCGATGCACACCGTGAAGGTGGGGAACTGAACGTGCCCAGACGCACAGACCTGCAGACCATTCTCGTGCTCGGCGCCGGCCCCATCGTGATCGGGCAGGCAGCCGAGTTCGACTACAGCGGCACCCAGGCCGTGAAGGCACTGAAAGCCGAGGGGTACCGGGTGGTGCTGGTGAACAGCAACCCGGCCACCATCATGACCGACCCGTCGATGGCCGACGCCACCTACGTCGAACCCCTCACCCCCGAGGTGGTGGAGTCGATCATCGCGCGCGAGCGCCCCGACGCCCTCCTCCCCACGGTGGGTGGCCAGACGGCCCTCAACCTCGCCGTGCACCTCGCCGAGTCCGGCGTCCTCGAGCGCCACGGCGTGCGACTCATCGGAGCCAGCCTCGAGGCCATGCGCCTGGCGGAAGACCGCAGCCGCTTCCAGGCGGCCATGGAAGCGGCGGGCCTCTCCATGCCGCAGGGAGAGGTCGCCCGCTCCCTCGACGAGGCCCGGGCCATCGCCGAACGCATCGGCCGCTATCCT is a window of Pseudomonadota bacterium DNA encoding:
- a CDS encoding acetylornithine/succinylornithine family transaminase, with protein sequence MTATPTVSGETRLAPTYKRPPIVFTRGEGAWLEDSSGRRYLDALAGIAVNALGHADPETVSTMREAAGGLIHVSNLFHTEPHLRLAETLCAKSFADRVFFCNSGTEAIEGALKFARLATKRHAFVAFHGSFHGRTMGALSVTSGDRYRAPFEPLVPGVTWASFDDPQGAVSAITAETAAVIVEPIQGEGGIRPAPEGLLRALRQRCDETGALLVFDEIQCGLGRTGDCWAHEATGVTPDIMTLAKPLGAGLPIGAILMRETVATTISPGDHGSTFAGGPFICSVANVVLRRVTQEGFLARVREAGARLGTALRRLDHPCITEVRGRGLMWGVQLREDVLVAEVVQRCLDQALIIGSSGGNTVRLVPPLIVTDDEIDIIAATLDRVLGGTPR
- a CDS encoding N-acetyltransferase → MIEVRKARIGEAQAITDLVNHYARNGLMLSKTLLQVYEYVRDFVVAVDEDGTILGCGALRLMWHDLAEVRSLAVHERAQGLKLGRRIVEALIAEARTLDLARVFALTYQRDFFEKLGFHVVEKEIFPQKVWLDCKGCPKQSCCDEIAMLYVIDPDRAARGEAEFTLHSGEAALGAHGPQPKVIAQ
- a CDS encoding carbamoyl-phosphate synthase small subunit; its protein translation is MSARLALSDGTVLRGRAFGARATRLGEAVFNTSLTGYQEILTDPSYAGQIIVMTAPQIGNTGWVPEDDESRAIFASGLVVREASPTVSSWRSRETLDARLTREDTPAIDDIDTRALTLRLRDEGCLRAVLSTEESLDDDALVTMARDWPGLDNADLTGEVTCAAPYAWTESSAPDWAPLDAAASQDPLRKVAVYDFGVKRNILRRLRALGCDLTVVPARTPAEEVLALEVDGIVLSNGPGDPAALDWAVETARTLMRAEVPLLGICLGHQILARALGARTYRLKFGHHGGNQPVRHLPSGRVEISAHNHNFAVDPETLPEDARPSHINLNDGCCEGFEHATLPLISIQYHPEAAPGPHDADPVFTRFVTSMHTVKVGN